One Myripristis murdjan chromosome 18, fMyrMur1.1, whole genome shotgun sequence DNA window includes the following coding sequences:
- the LOC115376390 gene encoding FH2 domain-containing protein 1-like encodes MHVMGSVSPANDREVFQEEGGAVAAPMSPPSPSSRFHVAEGNRATPATPGPPPPPPPPAPPPPPPPPPPLAPGLGDPGGGLMRKKRVRSFFWKTIPEDQVRGRANLWTQGQVQQQRFQIDVQTIEELFGHNDCQSKAGAPPTRGGKTRGSFRENRDEVSILDSKRGMNVGIFLKQFKRSNQAIVDDIRHGNSAAFGAEPLRELLKLLPETEEVRKLSSYRGDVSRLSLADSFMFLLTQLPSYSVRIEALLLKEEFPAASEAMKRDIKTLRSATRELLGCQELHAVLHLVLQAGNILNAGGYAGNAVGFKLSSLLSLADTKSNKPGMNLLHFVALEAQKKDDKLLEFPGKLQHVQSAARISVETLDADLQLLTSRLRSVEENVRGDTELLQQLDGFLQAAAASLGALRGSRQQLGSEGGELVDFFCEDRDTFRLDDCFSVFHHFCLRFNTAVKENVEREAKEAARRRRLRELEEQKRHSWAGGEEMGGAFGLRCRSETDVDAAASRHDEAGLLIELLTPKPRPRSPLNSTSSSHSPLGRSGSLRRSRNSPSGSPSATAERELNTMLSKAAISPKKTTTTTTAAATGRLLSPAHVQRRGGGEASPEAGQRSLPPSSPKRCFPHNQPPHVGETAPQSPSSPSRTSGRPENISNTHHATATYLNRDASKAGVDAAVKPTSDPNQRHDTDDSGRDQLEQDVGGQETLSDRQTDFVLKDKTDENPETAEKSQAGQDGGSKPGGMSVTVERRMLVPELQAFNDTAAPSDHGDQHHHRRFRGYDRDDVVITDLEEPEKPQIEEERIGKTDASEVESSDRKEDRVVVWCVTGVCEAASELTHTLTHSKGTHTYTDDTQTEKDPCRSDSRQGNEDASPFPANHTPSGSQPSNEQTVPLPISSQPVPVPRGDDPSLPASSANRPPAEPDVANETPDLAADASEQQLTNHGGEAEDSTANERRRSENLPEHSTDDKSPKESARHHAANEKTDSDSSTNGKQEAAVAPSKARPIKPRSSASPSKPRPVRTLTGSENQGMRRVIPISKPSRGAPSPGKRPPEKPPVIQGSHQRRKPPPPQPRPPPEEKMCRSTLRALAQAGVVGGVGPGGGSVSAPTTPSHKAAAPASLPSFARNTASSSFRRTLAPPPAPPRFPRRGSDSSPKPSPKLTSSSSSSTSPLARTGSLRVSKSSVLVSSSSSSSPLLTLNHDSPLRRSQSIRAPPRSSLLASSPAPPKGHRRNNSGSFSDKSSHSKDSVKAAKPCWR; translated from the exons ATGCACGTGATGGGCAGCGTCTCCCCGGCCAATGACAGAGAGGTGTTCCAGGAAGAGGGCGGGGCCGTCGCCGCCCCCATGTCTCCGCCTTCTCCCTCTTCCAGATTCCACGTCGCCGAGGGCAACCGGGCCACACCTGCGACCCCTggccccccgccccctcctcctcctcccgctcctcctccccctccccctcctcctccgcccctGGCCCCGGGCCTGGGAGACCCCGGGGGAGGcctgatgaggaagaagagggtgAGGAGCTTTTTCTGGAAGACCATCCCAGAGGACCAG gtgcggGGGCGGGCCAACCTGTGGACTCAGGGTCAGGTGCAGCAGCAGCGCTTCCAGATCGACGTGCAGACCATCGAGGAGCTGTTCGGCCACAACGACTGTCAATCAAAAGCTGGGGCCCCGCCCACCAGGGGGGGCAAGACCCGCGGCTCCTTCAGGGAAAACAGggacgag gTCTCCATTCTGGACTCGAAGCGAGGGATGAACGTTGGGATTTTCCTCAAACAGTTCAAGAG gtcCAATCAGGCGATAGTCGACGACattcgccatggcaacagcgcAGCGTTTGGGGCGGAGCCTCTGAGGGAGCTGCTGAAACTCCTGCCGGAGACAgaggag gtgcggAAGCTCAGCTCGTATCGAGGTGACGTCTCCAGACTCTCTCTGGCCGACtccttcatgtttctgctgacTCAGCTGCCCAG ttactCGGTTCGTATCGAGGCTCTGCTGCTGAAGGAGGAGTTTCCGGCGGCGAGCGAAGCCATGAAACGAGACATCAAGACACTGCGGTCCGCCACcagag aGCTGCTCGGCTGCCAGGAGCTTCATGCTGTTCTACACCTGGTGCTGCAGGCCGGAAACATCCTCAatgct ggaggcTATGCGGGGAACGCCGTCGGCTTCAAGCTCtcgtctcttctctctctggccgACACGAAATCCAACAAGCCAGGAATGAACCTGCTGCACTTTGTGGCCCTG GAGGCCCAGAAGAAAGACGACAAGTTGCTGGAGTTTCCTGGGAAGCTGCAGCACGTCCAGAGTGCAGCAcg gATCTCCGTGGAAACGCTGGACGCCGACCTGCAGTTGCTGACGTCTCGGCTTCGCTCGGTCGAGGAAAACGTCCGAGGagacacagagctgctgcagcagctggacggCTTCctgcag gcgGCCGCGGCCTCGCTCGGCGCCCTGCggggcagcaggcagcagctgggCTCGGAGGGGGGCGAGCTGGTGGACTTCTTCTGCGAGGACAGAGACACGTTCAGGCTGGACGACTGCTTCAGCGTCTTCCACCACTTCTGCCTGAGGTTCAACACCGCCgtcaag gagAACGTGGAGAGGGAGGCGAAAGAGGCGGCCCGTCGCCGTCGGTtacgggagctggaggagcagaaGAGGCACTCCTGGGCGGGGGGCGAAGAG ATGGGCGGAGCTTTCGGACTGCGCTGCAGGAGCGAGACGGACGTGGACGCCGCCGCGTCTCGGCACGACGAGGCGGGGCTGCTGATAGAGCTGCTGACCCCTAAGCCCCGACCCCGCTCGCCCCTCAACTCCACCTCCAGCTCCCACAGTCCCCTGGGCCGCTCAGGAAGTTTACGCCGCTCGCGGAACTCTCCGTCCGGCTCGCCGTCCGCCACCGCCGAGCGCGAGCTGAACACGATGCTCAGCAAGGCGGCTATCAGCCCCAAAAAGACCACGACCACGAcgaccgccgccgccaccgggAGGCTGCTGAGTCCTGCACATgtccagaggagaggaggcggggAGGCGTCGCCTGAAGCCGGGCAGAGGAGTTTGCCGCCGTCGTCTCCAAAGCGCTGTTTCCCCCACAACCAGCCGCCTCACGTTGGGGAGACGGCGCCGCAGAGCCCGTCCTCGCCTTCCAGGACTTCAGGACGTCCAGAAAacatctcaaacacacaccacgcAACCGCCACTTACCTCAACCGCGACGCCTCCAAAGCGGGAGTCGACGCTGCGGTGAAACCTACCTCCGATCCAAACCAGCGACACGACACCGACGACAGCGGCAGAGATCAGCTCGAGCAGGACGTCGGCGGCCAGGAGACACTCTCAGACCGTCAAACGGACTTTGTGTTGAAAGACAAGACGGACGAAAATCCTGAAACCGCTGAAAAATCTCAAGCGGGGCAGGATGGCGGCTCCAAACCCGGCGGCATGTCGGTGACCGTGGAGAGACGCATGCTGGTGCCTGAGCTGCAGGCTTTCAACGATACCGCCGCCCCGAGCGACCACGGCGATCAGCACCATCACCGCCGTTTCCGTGGATACGACCGAGACGACGTGGTCATCACGGATTTGGAAGAACCAGAGAAACCCCAAATCGAGGAGGAGCGAATCGGGAAGACCGACGCATCCGAGGTGGAGAGTTCAGACAGGAAGGAGGACCGGGtggttgtgtggtgtgtgacgggtgtgtgtgaggcagccagcgagctcacacacacactcacacactccaaaggcacacacacatacactgatgaCACACAAACTGAGAAGGATCCGTGCAGGAGCGACAGCCGACAAGGAAACGAGGACGCATCTCCTTTCCCGGCCAATCACACGCCTTCTGGATCGCAGCCGTCCAATGAGCAGACAGTGCCTCTACCAATCAGCAGCCAACCGGTGCCTGTTCCCCGAGGTGATGACCCGTCACTTCCCGCCTCTTCGGCCAATCGGCCGCCAGCAGAGCCTGATGTAGCCAATGAGACGCCTGATCTCGCCGCCGATGCCTCGGAGCAGCAGCTAACCAATCACGGGGGAGAAGCAGAGGACTCCACAGCCAATGAGAGGAGACGATCAGAGAACCTGCCCGAACATTCAACAGATGACAAGAGCCCAAAGGAGAGCGCTCGCCATCACGCAGCCAATGAAAAGACGGACTCGGATTCCTCGACCAATGGGAAACAAGAGGCGGCAGTCGCACCGTCGAAAGCACGACCAATCAAACCCCGAAGCTCCGCCTCCCCGTCCAAACCGCGGCCCGTGCGCACGCTGACCGGCTCCGAGAACCAGGGCATGAGGAGGGTCATCCCCATCTCCAAGCCCAGCCGCGGAGCTCCGTCCCCGGGCAAACGACCGCCGGAGAAGCCCCCGGTCATCCAGGGATCTCACCAGCGCCGCAAACCGCCGCCGCCGCAACCCAGACCGCCGCCGGAGGAGAAGATGTGTCGCTCCACGCTGCGGGCGCTCGCTCAGGCCGGCGTGGTGGGCGGAGTCGGACCAGGAGGCGGGAGCGTCAGcgcccccaccaccccctcccaTAAAGCCGCCGCCCCGGCATCGCTTCCCAGCTTCGCCCGGAacaccgcctcctcctctttcagaCGCActctcgctcctcctcctgctcctcctcgctTCCCGCGCCGGGGGTCTGACTCCTCCCCCAAGCCCTCCCCCAAgctgacctcctcctcctcgtccagcACCTCCCCTCTCGCCCGAACAGGCTCCCTGAGGGTGTCCAAATCCTCCGtccttgtttcctcctcctcctcctcatcccctctCCTAACCCTGAACCACGACTCCCCGCTGAGGAGGTCCCAGAGCATCCGGGCGCCTCCTCGCTCCtccctcctcgcctcctcgccGGCTCCCCCTAAAGGCCACAGGAGGAACAACAGCGGCAGCTTCTCCGACAAGTCGTCTCACTCCAAGGATTCGGTCAAAGCCGCCAAGCCGTGCTGGAGATAA